From the genome of Geothrix sp. 21YS21S-4, one region includes:
- a CDS encoding methyl-accepting chemotaxis protein, with translation MKLIKALYYLAEKAFFHSIPRKILGCILPLFVLLVVLSAHTLHLVKQLKVSLGGQGSAEVLALISQAELAAIVIPIAAAILGLGAFLAFHFSVSGPIRQISATIRSGDFSKDVEVDTHDEIRGLADSFNRFAGDIRNILDASKRLGLAIAVDATRTSKLASDSAVDAQRQGDLSAHISRTSQEVAQTVDGIARVTEGIAGTTVENLESARLTHGELADANAGMERTTRRLTDFAQLVAGLSEKSARISDVVQLIEGVSGQTKLLALNATIEAAHAGQAGRGFAVVAEEVRKLSDRVGEATEEISRNIGDMLQDVERTASEIREIDHGFRDTSTILDRASGHFEKLMGDFENNTSQLSETTSAVGGISTVSTEIYHQVQDIHALSVDAGRRLEESTRCSRDMNLATEKLLELVSRFKTGKGELEGVIHRAAHWREVMETRIAGLAQRGLDVFDRDYRPVPNTHPEKFLTSYAVAFAKELQPVFDEAQRDLGAIYAVALDVNGYLAIHHSATSHALTGDPKVDVANSRHQRIYFNVETEKRRSRNTETFLFQTYMRDTGEILNDLSMPIHVDGRHWGAMVTGFRPERFLEA, from the coding sequence ATGAAGCTGATCAAGGCCCTCTATTACCTTGCCGAGAAGGCCTTCTTCCATTCCATCCCCCGCAAGATCCTGGGCTGCATCCTGCCCCTGTTCGTCCTGCTGGTGGTGCTGAGCGCCCACACCCTGCACCTGGTGAAACAACTGAAGGTGAGCCTGGGCGGCCAGGGCTCCGCGGAGGTTCTGGCCCTCATCTCCCAGGCGGAGCTCGCCGCCATCGTCATCCCCATCGCGGCGGCGATCCTCGGCCTGGGCGCGTTCCTGGCCTTCCACTTCTCGGTCTCCGGCCCCATCCGCCAGATCTCCGCCACCATCCGCAGCGGCGACTTCTCCAAGGATGTGGAGGTGGACACCCACGACGAGATCCGCGGGCTGGCCGACAGCTTCAACCGGTTCGCCGGGGACATCCGCAACATCCTGGACGCGTCCAAGCGGCTGGGGCTCGCCATCGCCGTGGACGCCACCCGCACGTCCAAGCTGGCGTCGGATTCCGCCGTCGACGCCCAGCGGCAGGGGGACCTCTCCGCCCACATCTCCCGCACCAGCCAGGAAGTGGCCCAGACCGTGGACGGCATCGCCCGCGTGACCGAAGGGATCGCCGGAACCACCGTGGAGAACCTGGAATCCGCCCGCCTGACCCACGGCGAACTGGCGGACGCCAACGCTGGAATGGAGCGGACCACCCGCCGCCTGACGGACTTCGCGCAGCTCGTGGCGGGCCTCAGCGAGAAGTCTGCCCGCATCAGCGACGTGGTCCAGCTCATCGAGGGCGTGTCGGGCCAGACCAAGCTCCTGGCCCTCAACGCCACCATCGAGGCCGCCCACGCAGGCCAGGCGGGCCGCGGGTTCGCCGTGGTGGCCGAGGAGGTCCGCAAGCTGTCGGACCGGGTGGGCGAAGCCACCGAGGAGATCTCCCGCAACATCGGCGACATGCTCCAGGACGTGGAACGGACCGCCTCCGAGATCCGCGAGATCGACCACGGCTTCCGGGACACGTCCACCATCCTGGACCGCGCCTCCGGCCACTTCGAGAAGCTGATGGGCGACTTCGAGAACAACACCTCCCAGTTGTCGGAAACCACCTCCGCGGTGGGCGGGATCTCCACCGTCAGCACGGAGATCTACCACCAGGTCCAGGACATCCACGCCCTCAGCGTGGACGCCGGCCGGCGCCTGGAGGAATCCACCCGCTGCTCCCGCGACATGAACCTCGCCACCGAAAAGCTGCTGGAGCTGGTGTCGCGCTTCAAGACGGGCAAGGGCGAGCTGGAGGGCGTCATCCACCGCGCCGCCCACTGGCGCGAGGTGATGGAGACCCGCATCGCCGGCCTGGCCCAGCGCGGCCTCGACGTGTTCGACCGGGACTACCGCCCGGTGCCCAACACCCATCCCGAGAAGTTCCTCACGTCCTACGCCGTGGCCTTCGCGAAGGAGCTCCAGCCGGTGTTCGACGAGGCCCAACGGGACCTGGGCGCCATCTACGCCGTCGCGCTGGACGTCAACGGCTACCTGGCCATCCACCATTCGGCCACCTCCCATGCCCTCACGGGCGATCCCAAGGTGGACGTGGCGAACAGCCGCCACCAGCGGATCTACTTCAACGTCGAGACGGAAAAGCGCCGCTCCCGGAACACGGAGACCTTCCTGTTCCAGACCTACATGCGCGACACCGGCGAGATCCTGAACGACCTCTCCATGCCCATCCACGTGGACGGCCGCCACTGGGGCGCCATGGTCACCGGCTTCCGGCCCGAGCGGTTCCTGGAGGCCTGA
- a CDS encoding efflux RND transporter periplasmic adaptor subunit translates to MSPSRALLLPCTLLLGAALSAAPLEGVIQPFRQVEVSAPVSSRVEQAKVQEGEAVKAGQPLALLYAKLEELEAERTKALLERREFEAKGAKRLYDSKVIPESKAVECRLDLELARLQYEAAAEQVRLRTVLAPMDGVVVQRYREVGEAVSSGQPLFRLVDLSRVVVQCAADPAAVAPLAVGAKVRVRLPQLGEQAEADGEVTLVDPCADARGKVRVKVVVPNPGGRIRTGLPAQILLP, encoded by the coding sequence ATGTCCCCGTCCCGCGCCCTTCTCCTTCCCTGCACCCTTCTTCTGGGCGCGGCCCTCTCCGCGGCGCCCCTGGAGGGCGTGATCCAGCCCTTCCGCCAGGTGGAGGTCAGCGCCCCCGTCTCCAGCCGGGTGGAGCAGGCGAAGGTCCAGGAAGGGGAGGCCGTGAAGGCGGGCCAGCCCCTGGCGCTGCTCTACGCGAAGTTGGAGGAACTAGAGGCCGAGCGCACCAAGGCATTGCTGGAGCGCCGGGAATTCGAGGCCAAGGGCGCCAAGCGCCTCTACGACAGTAAGGTGATCCCCGAGTCCAAAGCCGTGGAGTGCCGGCTGGATCTGGAACTGGCGCGCCTGCAGTACGAGGCCGCGGCGGAGCAGGTCCGGCTGCGCACCGTCCTGGCGCCCATGGACGGCGTGGTGGTGCAGCGGTACCGGGAAGTCGGCGAGGCCGTCTCCAGTGGCCAGCCCCTGTTCCGGCTGGTGGACCTCAGCCGGGTGGTGGTCCAGTGCGCGGCCGATCCCGCGGCGGTGGCCCCCCTGGCCGTCGGCGCCAAGGTTCGGGTGCGCCTGCCGCAGCTGGGCGAGCAGGCGGAGGCGGACGGCGAGGTGACGCTCGTGGATCCCTGCGCCGACGCCCGCGGGAAGGTGCGCGTCAAAGTCGTGGTCCCCAATCCCGGCGGCCGGATTCGGACGGGCCTGCCGGCGCAGATCCTGCTGCCCTGA
- a CDS encoding cytochrome c3 family protein — protein sequence MRPRGFGILAVAGLLAGGIAFAEERPLPAPHAKANVICHDCHHKEKPTSAAVADEACMVCHGDYPAMKALTKHVKPNPHDSHKGPIPCTECHRQHRPPAVKCLECHEGKYTFHIK from the coding sequence ATGCGTCCACGTGGATTCGGGATCCTAGCGGTGGCCGGCCTGCTGGCCGGAGGGATCGCCTTCGCGGAGGAGCGGCCCCTCCCCGCGCCCCACGCCAAGGCCAACGTGATCTGCCACGACTGCCACCACAAGGAGAAGCCGACTTCGGCGGCAGTGGCGGACGAGGCCTGCATGGTGTGCCACGGCGACTATCCGGCGATGAAAGCCCTCACGAAGCACGTGAAGCCCAACCCCCACGACTCCCACAAGGGCCCGATCCCCTGCACCGAATGCCACCGTCAGCACCGCCCGCCGGCGGTGAAGTGCCTGGAGTGCCACGAGGGGAAATACACTTTCCACATCAAGTGA
- a CDS encoding valine--tRNA ligase encodes MREMDKAFDFRTAQTRWYAVWEEARAFEAAPESGKEPWSIVIPPPNITGNLHMGHALVNTLHDVLTRFKRAQGFDALWVPGTDHAGIATQMMVERQLKAEGTDRHQLGREAFEQRIWDWKEKNQGAIEHQLKRLGSSVDWTRNRFTLDPALNKAVRKVFVESYKAGRIYRGPRMIQWDPALQTALSDLEVKYEERRGKLWHLRYPLADGSGDIVVATTRPETMLGDTAVAVHPDDERYRHLIGKLMDHPLTGRQIPLVADTFVDPAFGTGCVKVTPAHDPNDFSAGQRLKLPSIAVIGFDAKMTEAAGAYAGLDRFEARKRIVADLEEQGFLVKVEDYTHKISLSDRSGAVLEPLVSEQWFMDVKEAAAGALAAVRDGRIQFTPEHHVAVWEHWLTNIQDWCISRQLVWGHRIPAWTCGACGTLHVELEAPAACACGSKNLIQDPDTLDTWFSSALWPFSVFGWPDETPDLKRYYPTSVLITGYDILFFWVARMAMAGLTWMGEVPFRKVYFNSLVRDASGQKMSKTKGNVIDPLEVMEEYGTDALRFALSIMAAPGTDIAMSPARLEASRNFCNKLWNASRFVQMNLDDSITLATEPEFGEAEFWMVGRLRDELTAITESLEAFRFHDAAERLYHLVYDDFCATYIELAKVQLQNGTAAQKAAILRFLDILLRALHPFVPFLTEEIHEAVIAPRLPTAEPTLLTLRSWPMDEPLLRTQGGKPALIPRFQEVLSAFLRLKAEQGVDPAKRVAAFCSLAELEPFAEALKSIARLESVTFTQADLASPTRAVAVVAGGTVALELAGLKDPAAEKAKLEKELAKLEKELEPLRGRLADDSFVTKAPEAAVAKLRAQAEEKERRLAQVKALLG; translated from the coding sequence ATGCGCGAGATGGACAAGGCTTTCGACTTCAGGACGGCGCAGACCCGCTGGTACGCCGTGTGGGAGGAGGCCCGCGCCTTCGAGGCGGCGCCGGAGAGCGGCAAGGAGCCCTGGTCCATCGTCATCCCGCCGCCCAACATCACCGGCAACCTGCACATGGGCCATGCCCTGGTGAACACGCTCCACGACGTGCTCACGCGCTTCAAGCGGGCCCAGGGCTTCGACGCCCTGTGGGTGCCGGGGACGGACCACGCCGGGATCGCCACCCAGATGATGGTCGAGCGCCAGCTCAAGGCCGAAGGGACCGATCGCCACCAGCTGGGCCGCGAGGCCTTCGAGCAGCGCATCTGGGACTGGAAGGAGAAGAACCAGGGCGCCATCGAACACCAGCTCAAGCGCCTGGGCAGTTCCGTGGACTGGACCCGCAACCGCTTCACCCTGGACCCCGCCCTCAACAAGGCCGTGCGCAAGGTCTTCGTGGAGAGCTACAAGGCCGGCCGCATCTACCGCGGCCCGCGCATGATCCAGTGGGATCCGGCTCTCCAGACGGCGCTGAGCGATCTCGAAGTGAAATACGAGGAGCGGCGCGGCAAGCTGTGGCACCTCCGCTATCCCCTGGCGGACGGCAGCGGCGACATCGTGGTGGCCACCACGCGCCCCGAGACGATGCTGGGCGACACGGCGGTGGCCGTGCATCCCGACGACGAGCGCTACCGGCACCTGATCGGCAAGCTGATGGACCACCCGCTGACAGGCCGTCAGATTCCGCTGGTGGCGGATACCTTCGTGGATCCCGCCTTCGGCACCGGCTGCGTGAAGGTCACGCCCGCCCACGATCCCAACGACTTCTCCGCGGGCCAGCGCCTCAAGCTGCCCTCCATCGCCGTCATCGGGTTCGACGCGAAGATGACCGAAGCCGCGGGCGCCTACGCGGGCCTGGACCGGTTCGAGGCCCGCAAGCGGATCGTGGCGGATCTGGAGGAACAGGGTTTCCTCGTGAAGGTGGAGGACTACACCCACAAGATCAGCCTCAGCGACCGCAGCGGCGCCGTCCTGGAGCCGCTCGTCAGCGAGCAGTGGTTCATGGACGTGAAGGAAGCCGCGGCCGGGGCGCTGGCGGCGGTGCGCGACGGGCGCATCCAGTTCACGCCCGAGCACCACGTCGCCGTGTGGGAGCACTGGCTGACCAACATCCAGGACTGGTGCATCAGCCGCCAGCTGGTGTGGGGCCACCGCATCCCCGCGTGGACCTGCGGCGCCTGCGGCACGCTCCACGTGGAGCTGGAGGCCCCCGCGGCCTGCGCCTGCGGATCCAAGAATCTCATCCAGGATCCGGACACGCTGGACACCTGGTTCTCGTCGGCGCTGTGGCCGTTCAGCGTGTTCGGCTGGCCGGACGAGACGCCGGACCTGAAGCGCTACTACCCCACCAGCGTGCTGATCACCGGCTACGACATCCTGTTCTTCTGGGTGGCGCGCATGGCCATGGCCGGCCTCACCTGGATGGGCGAGGTGCCTTTCCGCAAGGTCTACTTCAACAGCCTGGTGCGCGACGCCAGCGGCCAGAAGATGAGCAAGACCAAGGGCAACGTCATCGATCCGCTGGAGGTGATGGAGGAGTACGGCACCGACGCCCTGCGCTTCGCCCTGTCCATCATGGCGGCGCCGGGAACCGACATCGCCATGAGCCCCGCGCGGCTCGAAGCCAGCCGCAACTTCTGCAACAAGCTGTGGAACGCCTCGCGGTTCGTCCAGATGAACCTGGACGATTCGATCACGCTGGCGACGGAGCCGGAATTCGGCGAAGCCGAGTTCTGGATGGTGGGCCGCCTGCGGGACGAACTCACGGCGATCACCGAATCGCTCGAAGCCTTCCGGTTCCACGACGCCGCGGAACGGCTGTACCACCTGGTCTACGACGACTTCTGCGCCACCTACATCGAGCTGGCCAAGGTGCAGCTCCAGAACGGGACCGCCGCCCAGAAGGCCGCCATCCTGCGCTTCCTGGACATCCTGCTGCGCGCCCTGCACCCCTTCGTGCCGTTCCTCACGGAAGAGATCCACGAGGCGGTGATCGCCCCCCGCCTGCCGACCGCGGAACCGACCCTGCTCACGCTGAGAAGCTGGCCCATGGATGAGCCGCTCCTCCGCACCCAAGGCGGCAAGCCAGCGCTTATCCCCCGCTTCCAGGAAGTGCTCTCCGCGTTCCTGCGCCTCAAGGCGGAACAGGGCGTGGATCCGGCCAAGCGGGTGGCGGCCTTCTGTTCCCTGGCGGAACTGGAGCCCTTCGCCGAGGCCCTCAAATCCATCGCGCGGCTCGAATCCGTGACCTTCACCCAGGCGGACCTGGCCTCGCCCACCCGCGCCGTGGCCGTGGTGGCGGGCGGGACCGTGGCTCTGGAACTGGCGGGCCTCAAGGACCCGGCGGCGGAGAAGGCCAAGCTGGAGAAGGAACTGGCCAAGCTGGAGAAGGAACTGGAACCCCTCCGTGGGCGCCTGGCGGACGACAGTTTCGTCACCAAGGCTCCGGAAGCGGCCGTCGCGAAACTGCGCGCCCAGGCCGAGGAAAAGGAGCGGCGGCTGGCCCAGGTGAAGGCTCTCCTGGGCTGA
- a CDS encoding PolC-type DNA polymerase III: MIQEPLLETGSPALRELRFAVLDLETTGGSPKSRWNKEGRFIRASEITEVGVVGLSGMVVEDRFSSLAAIEGFLPEEIQRLTGISLPMLAGAPPWEQVALKVAPRLEGRVWVAHYAPYDGSFLKAWLPEGIWRRHRLICTRLLAKELLPELPKRSLADVCAHLGITNTRAHRALQDAEATAEALQCLIQRAEDRGLDGEAFLRLGEVAWNKV, translated from the coding sequence ATGATCCAGGAACCGCTCCTCGAAACCGGATCTCCCGCCCTGCGGGAACTGCGGTTCGCGGTGCTCGATCTGGAGACGACGGGCGGCAGCCCCAAGAGCCGGTGGAACAAGGAGGGGCGGTTTATCCGGGCCTCCGAGATCACCGAAGTGGGCGTGGTGGGCCTGTCGGGCATGGTCGTGGAGGACCGGTTCTCCAGCCTCGCTGCCATCGAGGGCTTTCTGCCGGAAGAGATCCAGCGCCTGACGGGGATCAGCCTCCCCATGCTGGCGGGCGCTCCGCCCTGGGAACAGGTCGCCCTGAAAGTGGCGCCCCGGCTGGAGGGCCGCGTGTGGGTCGCCCACTACGCGCCCTACGACGGCAGCTTCCTCAAGGCCTGGCTGCCCGAGGGGATCTGGCGCCGCCACCGGCTGATCTGCACCCGCCTCCTCGCCAAGGAACTCCTCCCCGAGCTGCCCAAGCGCAGCCTGGCCGACGTCTGCGCCCACCTGGGGATCACCAACACCCGCGCCCACCGCGCCCTCCAGGACGCCGAGGCCACCGCCGAAGCCCTGCAATGCCTGATCCAGCGCGCCGAAGACCGGGGACTGGACGGAGAGGCCTTCCTCCGCCTGGGCGAAGTGGCCTGGAACAAGGTCTGA
- a CDS encoding YraN family protein, with protein sequence MPASRRGEAARRLGLRVERLTLWLMWARGWDLVAWRRKVGRYELDLLLSRGPELRLLEVKARRPGTWVGADTALAPEQRLRLQRALRTWLDRVPWPGTVSFQRVSWAGWRCRLHPAERWDALKLPR encoded by the coding sequence ATGCCCGCGTCTAGGCGCGGGGAAGCCGCCCGACGGCTGGGACTGCGCGTCGAACGGCTGACGCTGTGGCTGATGTGGGCTCGGGGCTGGGATCTGGTGGCCTGGCGGCGGAAGGTGGGTCGCTATGAACTGGACCTGCTCCTGAGCCGGGGACCGGAGTTGCGCCTGCTGGAGGTGAAAGCCCGCCGCCCCGGAACCTGGGTGGGCGCCGACACCGCCCTGGCGCCGGAACAGCGGCTCCGCCTTCAGCGGGCCCTGCGGACCTGGCTGGACCGGGTGCCCTGGCCGGGAACCGTCAGCTTCCAGCGGGTGAGCTGGGCGGGCTGGCGCTGCCGCCTCCATCCGGCGGAACGGTGGGACGCCCTGAAGCTTCCCCGCTGA
- a CDS encoding MerR family transcriptional regulator → MPTISALARRFGLSRSALLYYDRIGLLRPGSRSAKDYRRYGEAEEVRLERICAYRRAGVPLAEIRRLLDGPERAVAGILEGRLRTLDEEIRRLRGQQRVIGGFLRNPDLLGEPALDKATWVALLRASGFTDADMDRWHATFEAADPLRHQRFLAFLGLSEEEIARIRAASAGPLSGEASGRPTVPPDGGGSASPPSSPAGS, encoded by the coding sequence ATGCCCACCATCAGCGCCCTCGCCCGGCGGTTCGGCCTGTCCCGGAGCGCCCTCCTCTACTACGACCGCATCGGCCTCCTCCGGCCCGGGAGCCGCAGCGCCAAGGACTACCGGCGCTACGGCGAAGCCGAGGAGGTCCGGCTGGAGCGGATCTGCGCCTACCGCCGGGCCGGCGTGCCCCTCGCGGAGATCCGCCGCCTGCTGGACGGGCCGGAACGGGCGGTGGCGGGCATCCTCGAAGGCCGCCTCCGCACCTTGGATGAGGAGATCCGGCGCCTCCGCGGCCAGCAGCGGGTGATCGGCGGTTTCCTGCGGAATCCGGACCTGCTGGGCGAGCCCGCCTTGGACAAGGCCACCTGGGTGGCCCTCCTCCGGGCCTCGGGCTTCACCGATGCGGACATGGACCGCTGGCATGCCACCTTCGAGGCGGCGGATCCCCTGCGCCATCAGCGGTTCCTGGCCTTCCTGGGGCTCTCGGAGGAGGAGATCGCGCGGATCCGCGCGGCCTCGGCGGGTCCCCTCAGCGGGGAAGCTTCAGGGCGTCCCACCGTTCCGCCGGATGGAGGCGGCAGCGCCAGCCCGCCCAGCTCACCCGCTGGAAGCTGA
- the flhA gene encoding flagellar biosynthesis protein FlhA, with protein MLTFLDRLLPFMARLSRRSDLAAPVFVMVVLVVMVLPLPAFMLDLLIVLNVTLSLLILMVGMYVPKPKEFSSYPSVLLVITLFRLAINVATTRRILLYAGDQGADAAGHMVKAFGQFVVGGSYVIGLVVFLILLAIQFLVINHGAGRIAEVTARFTLDALPGKQMAIDADLNAGYIDEQEARKRRKDLQEEAGFYGAMDGAVKFTQRDAVAALIILAVNIVAGILLGVIQYNLPVSQALEVYTLLTVGDGLVTVIPSLLISVGGAILTTRSGSDATGLGSQVLGQLGADHRPLAIAASVLLLFGAVPGLPLFPFWAMAAIFGVMAYATWKLPKPSAVAAEAAAAAEKAKAAAADTSEKVEGLLKVDPLGLEVGYSLIPLLDVNQGGTVLERIKAVRRQMAQELGIVVPPVRIRDNLQLPPHTYRLLLRGEEIARAELQPGQFMAMNPGTATEDLTGTSTTEPAFGLPAYWIPDAQRDRAQMLGYTVVEPATVLTTHLSELIKQHAPELLGRPEVQHLLDTLKESTPKLVDDLIPNVVSVTTLQKVMHNLLRERVPVRDLGRILEATADAATMTKDLGFITEYVRQAMGRVLTSPHLSDTGELGVLVLDPQIEQALQGGIEQTDRGSFLALEPGRTQELLSRIANGIASLLPGAQPVLLTNPVVRPHLRRLLERALPHLVVLSHSEVPMDVRVVNLGTVS; from the coding sequence ATGTTGACCTTCCTGGACCGCTTGCTTCCGTTCATGGCCCGCCTGTCGAGGCGGTCGGATCTGGCTGCGCCCGTCTTCGTGATGGTCGTCCTGGTGGTAATGGTCCTGCCGCTGCCGGCGTTCATGCTGGACCTGCTCATCGTCCTGAACGTCACCCTCAGCCTGCTGATCCTGATGGTGGGGATGTACGTCCCCAAGCCCAAGGAATTCAGCTCCTATCCTTCGGTCCTGCTGGTCATCACCCTGTTCCGCCTGGCCATCAACGTGGCCACCACCCGGCGGATCCTGCTCTACGCCGGGGACCAGGGCGCGGACGCCGCCGGGCACATGGTGAAGGCCTTCGGCCAGTTCGTGGTGGGCGGGAGCTACGTCATCGGCCTGGTGGTGTTCCTGATCCTCCTGGCCATCCAGTTCCTGGTGATCAACCACGGCGCGGGCCGCATCGCGGAAGTGACCGCCCGCTTCACCCTGGACGCCCTGCCCGGCAAGCAGATGGCCATCGACGCCGACCTGAACGCCGGCTACATCGACGAGCAGGAAGCCCGCAAGCGTCGCAAGGATCTGCAGGAAGAAGCGGGCTTCTACGGCGCCATGGACGGCGCCGTGAAGTTCACCCAGCGCGACGCGGTGGCGGCCCTGATCATCCTGGCCGTCAACATCGTGGCGGGCATCCTGCTCGGCGTGATCCAGTACAACCTGCCGGTGTCCCAGGCCCTGGAGGTCTACACCCTCCTGACGGTGGGCGACGGCCTGGTGACGGTGATCCCCAGCCTGCTCATCAGCGTCGGCGGCGCCATCCTCACCACCCGCAGCGGCAGCGACGCCACCGGCCTGGGTAGCCAGGTCCTCGGCCAGTTGGGCGCGGACCACCGGCCCCTGGCGATCGCAGCCTCCGTCCTGCTGCTCTTCGGGGCGGTGCCCGGCCTGCCGCTGTTCCCCTTCTGGGCCATGGCCGCGATCTTCGGCGTGATGGCCTACGCCACCTGGAAGCTGCCCAAGCCCTCCGCCGTCGCCGCCGAAGCTGCCGCCGCGGCCGAGAAGGCCAAGGCCGCGGCGGCCGACACCTCCGAAAAGGTGGAGGGTCTCCTCAAGGTGGATCCCCTCGGGCTGGAAGTGGGCTACAGCCTCATTCCCCTTCTCGACGTGAACCAGGGCGGAACGGTCCTGGAGCGAATCAAGGCCGTCCGCCGCCAGATGGCCCAGGAACTGGGGATCGTCGTCCCCCCCGTCCGCATCCGGGACAACCTGCAGCTCCCTCCGCACACCTACCGGCTGCTGCTGCGGGGCGAGGAGATCGCCCGCGCGGAGCTCCAGCCCGGCCAGTTCATGGCCATGAACCCAGGCACCGCCACCGAGGATCTGACGGGCACGTCCACGACGGAACCCGCCTTTGGCCTGCCCGCCTACTGGATTCCGGACGCCCAGCGCGATCGGGCGCAGATGCTGGGCTACACGGTGGTCGAGCCCGCGACGGTGCTCACCACCCACCTCTCCGAACTCATCAAGCAGCACGCCCCCGAACTCCTGGGACGGCCGGAAGTCCAGCACCTCCTCGACACCCTCAAGGAGAGCACCCCCAAGCTGGTGGACGACCTCATCCCCAATGTGGTGAGCGTCACCACGCTGCAGAAGGTCATGCACAACCTGCTGCGGGAGCGGGTCCCCGTCCGCGACCTGGGCCGGATCCTGGAGGCCACCGCCGACGCCGCGACCATGACCAAGGACCTGGGCTTCATCACCGAGTACGTCCGCCAGGCCATGGGCCGGGTGCTCACCAGCCCGCACCTGTCCGACACGGGAGAGCTGGGCGTCCTGGTGCTGGATCCCCAGATCGAACAGGCCCTCCAGGGGGGCATCGAGCAGACGGACCGGGGGAGCTTCCTCGCCCTGGAACCGGGCCGCACCCAGGAACTGCTCTCCCGGATCGCCAACGGGATCGCGTCCCTCCTGCCCGGCGCCCAGCCCGTGCTGCTCACCAACCCGGTGGTGCGCCCGCACCTCCGCCGCCTGCTGGAGCGCGCCCTGCCCCATCTGGTGGTCCTGAGCCACAGCGAGGTCCCCATGGACGTCCGCGTCGTCAACCTCGGCACCGTGTCGTGA
- the flhF gene encoding flagellar biosynthesis protein FlhF: MRVKTFEAGSMQDALDVVKREMGEEAFILSTRTRRRPSALGLGEEAVIEVTAAVDETPAKPSVPAHPAPPLTYGLRPPLEAAAPKPAPPARSAARSGPPPAPPSPPAPPMDLQPLRRELLEIKGAVAALKDNDQRNTSILKELDQMKSLLNRIQRQGMPPAQLQLPSSLLELYGDLVANDVEPLVALRLCEYAQRALVDQDGDTAAGVVDAERARLFLRRVIADFIPVAPPIQLDPGKMRVAALVGPTGVGKTTTLAKLAAYAQLHLKQKVALLTLDTYRMAAVDQLQQYAQILQVPLHVALTVEDLRSALRFYQDRALVLIDTPGHSPKDTETLGQLRGLLDELPEVETHLVMSATTKPRDLTEIAARYEPLHPTRLLFTKLDETSTYGPILSTLVRVKRPLSYLGTGQEVPEALELATSRRVADLILPAPVKEAE, translated from the coding sequence ATGCGCGTGAAGACCTTTGAAGCCGGATCCATGCAGGACGCCCTGGATGTCGTGAAGCGCGAGATGGGCGAGGAGGCGTTCATCCTCTCCACCCGCACCCGCCGCCGCCCCTCGGCCTTGGGCCTTGGGGAGGAAGCCGTCATCGAGGTCACGGCGGCGGTGGACGAAACGCCCGCCAAGCCGTCCGTTCCCGCCCATCCCGCCCCGCCCCTCACCTACGGGCTGCGGCCTCCGCTGGAAGCGGCTGCTCCGAAACCCGCGCCTCCGGCCCGTTCCGCCGCCCGCTCGGGACCGCCCCCCGCTCCGCCTTCGCCGCCGGCCCCGCCCATGGACCTGCAGCCCCTGCGCCGGGAGCTGCTGGAGATCAAGGGCGCGGTGGCGGCCCTCAAGGACAACGACCAGCGCAACACCTCCATCCTGAAAGAGCTGGATCAGATGAAGTCGCTGCTCAACCGCATCCAGCGGCAGGGCATGCCTCCGGCCCAGCTCCAGCTTCCCTCCAGCCTCCTGGAGCTGTACGGCGATCTGGTGGCCAACGACGTGGAGCCCCTGGTCGCCCTCCGGCTGTGCGAGTACGCCCAGCGCGCCCTGGTGGACCAGGACGGCGACACGGCGGCGGGCGTGGTCGATGCCGAGCGCGCGCGCCTGTTCCTCCGCCGGGTGATCGCCGACTTCATCCCCGTCGCGCCCCCCATCCAGCTCGATCCCGGCAAGATGCGCGTGGCCGCCCTGGTGGGCCCCACGGGGGTGGGCAAGACCACCACCCTCGCCAAGCTGGCCGCCTACGCCCAGCTCCACCTCAAGCAGAAGGTGGCTCTCCTGACCCTGGACACCTACCGCATGGCGGCAGTGGACCAGCTCCAGCAGTACGCCCAGATCCTGCAGGTGCCGCTGCACGTGGCTCTGACGGTGGAGGACCTGCGCAGCGCCCTCCGCTTCTACCAGGACCGGGCGCTGGTGCTGATCGACACGCCGGGCCACAGCCCCAAGGACACCGAGACCCTGGGCCAGTTGCGCGGCCTGCTGGACGAGCTGCCGGAGGTGGAGACGCACCTCGTGATGTCGGCCACCACCAAGCCCCGCGACCTGACCGAGATCGCCGCCCGCTACGAGCCCCTCCACCCGACGCGGCTGCTGTTCACCAAGCTGGACGAGACCTCCACCTACGGTCCCATCCTCAGCACCCTCGTGCGGGTCAAGCGGCCCCTCAGCTACCTGGGAACGGGCCAGGAAGTGCCCGAGGCCCTGGAGCTGGCCACCAGCCGCCGCGTGGCCGACCTGATCCTCCCCGCTCCCGTGAAGGAGGCCGAATGA